The following proteins are encoded in a genomic region of Sulfurimonas sp. HSL3-7:
- a CDS encoding NADH-quinone oxidoreductase subunit C encodes MRAYKPKDDVQKKSYYTDRYWVAPQVAKSAVEDDAVFAADLAAIKAKFDVMDAYIQVGQMVVYIKPEDNYGVLELLRDECGYTQLSEMSAIDWLAKKGQFEVFYQMLSMSKRKRLRIKCFIDEKQAINSVNKLFRSADWSEREMYDMFGVIVNNHPFMKRILMPDDWEGHPLRKTYPLQGDEFAAWYEVDRIYGKEARDIIGPELREPAEVNRYDTERFSRLGHEVPYGYDIKANGEPEKGLDYQEEGGVFMIEKFLEDDAKIIEDRKR; translated from the coding sequence ATGAGAGCCTATAAGCCAAAAGACGACGTACAGAAAAAGTCGTACTACACAGACCGTTACTGGGTCGCACCGCAAGTTGCAAAGAGCGCGGTCGAAGACGATGCTGTTTTTGCAGCGGATTTAGCGGCAATCAAAGCAAAATTTGACGTCATGGACGCCTACATCCAAGTGGGTCAGATGGTCGTTTACATCAAGCCTGAAGACAACTACGGTGTTTTGGAACTTTTACGTGACGAATGCGGTTACACGCAGCTCTCAGAGATGTCTGCAATAGACTGGTTGGCAAAAAAAGGCCAATTTGAGGTCTTTTACCAGATGCTTTCAATGAGCAAGCGTAAACGTCTTCGTATCAAATGTTTTATTGACGAGAAACAGGCGATCAACAGTGTCAACAAGCTTTTCCGTTCTGCAGACTGGTCTGAACGCGAAATGTATGATATGTTCGGTGTTATCGTCAACAACCACCCGTTTATGAAGCGTATCCTGATGCCGGATGACTGGGAAGGTCACCCGCTTCGCAAAACCTATCCTCTTCAAGGGGATGAGTTCGCGGCATGGTACGAAGTCGATCGTATCTACGGTAAAGAGGCGCGTGATATCATCGGGCCTGAACTCCGTGAACCGGCCGAAGTCAACCGTTACGACACGGAGCGTTTCTCACGCCTCGGTCACGAAGTGCCGTACGGCTACGATATCAAGGCTAACGGGGAACCGGAAAAAGGGCTTGATTATCAGGAAGAAGGCGGTGTCTTCA
- a CDS encoding NADH-quinone oxidoreductase subunit B family protein, with protein MAQHQVNYTQDGGLPVALTTIDKVVNWGRSNSLWALTYGLACCGIEMMASGASRYDFDRFGTIFRASPRQSEVMIVAGTLTKKHAEFIKRLYDQMAEPRWVISMGSCANTGGMFNTYATVQGVDRVIPVDLYLPGCAPRPETLQYAVMMLQKKIRSEKAGKAQRPKRLL; from the coding sequence ATGGCACAACATCAAGTAAATTATACGCAAGACGGCGGTCTTCCGGTTGCATTGACAACGATCGACAAGGTCGTAAACTGGGGACGTTCGAACTCACTCTGGGCATTGACGTACGGTCTCGCCTGTTGTGGTATTGAGATGATGGCGTCCGGTGCATCACGTTATGACTTCGACCGTTTCGGTACGATCTTCCGTGCTTCACCGCGTCAATCGGAAGTGATGATCGTTGCAGGTACATTGACGAAGAAACATGCTGAGTTCATCAAGCGTCTGTATGATCAGATGGCAGAACCTCGCTGGGTTATCTCGATGGGTTCATGCGCCAATACCGGCGGTATGTTCAACACCTATGCAACCGTGCAGGGTGTTGACCGCGTTATCCCCGTGGATCTTTATCTTCCGGGTTGTGCACCGCGCCCTGAAACGCTTCAATACGCGGTGATGATGCTTCAAAAGAAGATCCGTTCAGAAAAAGCGGGTAAAGCCCAACGTCCTAAGAGGTTATTATAA
- a CDS encoding NAD(P)H-quinone oxidoreductase subunit 3 codes for MEHMSATNPYFGVFVLFVLTFGAFYATTVAARWASRALARKDTEKLKLSIYECGPEVTKQPNRISTQFYLFALLFLLFDVEVVFMFPWAIDFKLLGWFGFAEMLMFILLLTIGFIYAWKKGALEWHNIK; via the coding sequence ATGGAACATATGAGCGCTACTAATCCCTATTTCGGGGTGTTCGTACTCTTTGTACTCACATTTGGGGCATTTTATGCAACCACTGTGGCAGCACGCTGGGCAAGTCGTGCTTTGGCACGAAAAGACACTGAAAAGCTCAAGCTCTCGATCTATGAGTGTGGGCCTGAGGTAACAAAACAGCCGAACCGTATTTCAACGCAGTTCTACCTGTTCGCGTTGTTATTCCTACTGTTTGACGTTGAAGTCGTATTTATGTTCCCATGGGCGATCGACTTCAAACTTTTAGGTTGGTTCGGTTTTGCAGAGATGCTTATGTTCATCTTATTGCTGACAATCGGTTTTATCTACGCATGGAAAAAAGGAGCCCTTGAATGGCACAACATCAAGTAA